AACTTTACTCACTCTATATAAGGCATACATTAGATCACATCTTGACTATGGATCCATTTTTCTGGGAGGTTGTGCACGTTCTCTACTTGCAAAATTGGATAAGGTTCAGTATAGAGCTCTTAGAGTGGTAAGGGGATTTATGAGGTCTTCTCCAGTTCATATAATTTTGTCAGAGTGTGGAGAAACACCGTTAGATCTCAGAAGAATATGGCTAGCAtctaaattcattttaaaagtagTAGCCTATGACAACCCAATATATGCCTCAATTGAGCAATTTCACAATGTCTTTCTGGGTTACTTTAGTTTTTGGAGAAGAAAATATTTCCCACCAATACTGGCTGCTTTCCAGAATACTTTACATGAAATTCATGAGGTAGCACATAGCTCCTTATTTCCTTGTCACTCCTTTCCACTTAATATTCAGATTTCTCCTATGGCTTATGAAACTGTCAATATGGGCAAAGAAGCAAATAACCAAACCAAGTTTATGGAATGGTACCTCAATAACTGGTCggaatataaacttattttcacAGATGGATCCAAAGATAAACAAGGTAATGTAGGTATTGGGATATACCTTAACGAGAGAACACAGTTAACAGCAAGATTACCCTCCGCTAATTCAATTTGCTCAGCAGAAGTATTTGCCATTAAAAAAGCATTAGAGTTAATCcaacagaataattttacaaagtgcctcATCTGTAGTGATTCTAAGAGTGCTCTAGAAAAAATCACAAGATCAAGCTACAAGGCGGCAATAGACTCACAAACTCTCCAACTAAAACAAAAACTATGTGAATTTGATgaacaacatagagaaattaaatTTGCATGGATTCCAAGTCACACTGGAATTATTGGGAATGATAGAGCTGACCATCTTGCGAATCTTGGAAGAAAGCTGCCCATTAGTGAAGAACCAAAGGCCTCCTTTAAAGattttcaaattaaatataaagaaaacctATGGATCGGTTGGGAAAATCGATTCCAACAAATAGGACAGGCAAAAGGAATTACTTATTGCTCACAAGTTACAGTTCCATATAAAaaggcatggtttacaaaatttcCCAACCTGGGGAGAGGTATAATCACACAAATGTGTCGTATGAGAAGTGGACATTGTAGTGTTCCTGTACATTTATTTAGATTGAAGGTAGTGAATTCAAACCAGTGTTTATGTGGCAGTGTAGGAACTTTACAACATGTTTTATTGGAATGTACTAGGTTCCAAAGAGAGTCCCAGTTGCTTAGAAGGGAACTAGAAGGTGATCCGACATTAACTGatgtgttgtttaaaaatttaaactcaaagaCATTAATCGCAGTGCAAAAGTTTTTAACATCAACAGTGACTCGTGTGTAGCTTGCTTAAAAACTTTATGACTTTATGCTTGCTTGCAATGCATGTGCTTTGTGCTTAGTGCGGTTTTGCGTGGTAGTACTAGAACTAGACCATTAATAGTAGAACTTTAGTTAtggaacttataaacaattacaaagttttttttttatctcttaatATTTCAGATTCAGGAGCTATGAGCTTAAGCCCAGATGTACCTCAGGTACGGCTCTTGAATATTCAAGTCTATATTCACGGATCCTGGCCGGATAGCCCTGGCAGCTAAGGCCATTCaaatgaagagaagaagaagaaggttatgctcatcgattataaaaatcgattatttttaaattacagttaaactattctacttactttaaattagtattacatattttctttttgtttttaaatttcttctgctattacctaattggtcttactaaaaatctatttcaataccagaataatataaaaaaataatcctatcgaaacgtatctattaaTCCTAtctaaatcgattaatttagttttcgaaccaactatgttaatcacgtatcgtggtcacgtgatagtatttaaaggaggagaaaggcttggtagtacgtcatcaccgcgcgcgatttgaaaattagactcgACATCATTTTagctgtgatatttttaaagaaaaaaaaaatagcaaaaatagcttcaaatcaaggttggattgaaatagttatgctaaatgattttaaaagcgaaatcataaactttttgtttaaatattgtattatttacattactttacgtggaatacatctaatttttcgacgtccataaaatacagggagtaaaattcaagcgatacgtatttaaccaacaccgttgtaaaattttgttttcaaaaatatttctcaaaatttaaccaaaggaagttatttctgtttcgtgattattacgtgaaataaacgtacctttgcgatgtaaccgacattcacacctatgataaaaaacatgtacaatattcgtcattatgattttatattattctaatgtcaaacatgtataaaggaatcaaaaatatattggtgaatgatttggcactgaaatacgtttttttcccgtcataaatctccaagttacgtattcgttgaaatttgccgtaaatttaacgtaattatcacgtaactgggctcaaacctgtttgctggggtacatgtattaaattttgaaatggccattagttattcattagaggagaaaacagctatcaacttaccttaaaaatcgagtttcctgcatcaaaaaacaggtgaggtcttactgctccggcacgcatatttacagatgctagcgtgtgtagacaccagggtgttgaaatcagttaggatttggaaaaacagtacatttacagatgctagcgcgtgttgacaccacggtgtgccacggtgttgaaatcagttagggtttggaaaaacagtacgtttacagatgctagcgtgtgttgacactagggtgttgaaatcagttagggtttggaaaaacagtacgtttacaaatactaacagatttggacaccagagtgttgaaagcagctagcttttttagtgattatacatgcatagatgctaacggctattgacactgattttatatacctactgctgtggaaaaatagttaagtgatttaggtattaatatataattaaacgttgttgggatataaacaataatatattaacacaaaagaacaacataaaaaataatgttgttctgaggctatttccttgtggcatttttataattaactatttagatcgGAAATAAGCCACcagtaaattgaaaaaaataatttgattaacgtttcgatgcccaaatcgggtgttgttgtcaaaatacaaaatactactaaattaaacaaaaatgttgttgcttagtaaaaaattcttgtaataatttatttaatctgactcatttatattggcaattcagacatatatcatacattttaaagtattttttactaagcaacaacatttaaCATGTTTAAGTTAGTaggattttgtattttgacaacgacacccaatttttggcgtcgaaacgttaataaaattaacgatttattttaccttagtacaaatgtgcacataaaaaaagttacagccctttgaagttacaaaatgaaaactgattttttccaatatatcgaaaactaatagagattttttattgaaaatggacatgtggcattcttatggcaatagcatcttaagaaaaaattagagtgaaatttggacaccccataaaaattttacgggggttttattcctttaaacccccccaaacttttgtgtacgttccaattaaattattattgtagtaccattagttaaacacaatgtttctaagatttttgcctcttagtactttttcgaaaagtcagtttttattgagatattttgaatatttgtcaaatccaccacatatttgtatatgattaagtacgattatggagacttggtaataatatgaaaatttatttatgatttacatttttaggtatattttgaaccatattaaaaaagaagccacatcttgataaaaggtgccttctcgaaaaatacaaagaggcaaaaaagttttaaaaacactgtgtttaactaatggtaccgcagtaatattttaattggaaagTACACAAACATCTGGGgggtttaaaaaaacaaaacccccataaaatttttatgtataaaaaaataagcCTCAATTCTATAAAAAcggccttatcgaaaaaatactaagaggcaaaaaagttttaagaatattgaatttaactaatggtaccacttatggggtgcacaaatttcactataatttttctttaagatctTCCTCtaataataatgccacatgtccattttcaataaaaaatctccaatagttttcgatatattcgaaaaaatcgattttcgttaggtttattcgaactatttttggtcccggaatatgtgatttaatttatgacctgtatttttgttacaccctgtattattgcttatatcccaacaacgtttaattatttattaatacctaaatcacttatatattttccacagcagtaggtatataaattcaatgtcaatagccgttagcatctatgcatgtataaccactaaaaaatcTAGCTGGTTTCAATACTCTGGTGTcaaaatctgttagtatttgtaaatgcactgtttttccaaaccctaactgatttcaacaccatAGTGTGAACACAAGTAAAcatactgtttttccaaaccctaactgattacAACACCGTGGCACACCGTGGtctcaacacgcgctagcatctgtaaatgtactgtttttccaaaccctaactgatttcaacaccctggtgtctacacacgctagcatctgtaaatatgcctccggcacagattactcaaatgaggtagaaatgaatacacacgactgttggtggtaaagggacactaattttaacattgtctaatagatagcagcagacagttagaagaattaaggggtacccggttgtatcaacctacccggttttgtccaactctcccctacttggaggggatacgaaaAACAATCGTGTGCTAATAggggagaaatcttgcaactttcttaaataattcatattgtcaattgtcaattgaaattgtcaaattgacgtatatttcatacctactgtcattgaagaagaaaaattatatgttgctcacaatattgatatgatatgcaattattatataaaagtatatttaattaattgtattttgcttgcagtactgcattttaataactaattttatttactacatacaattgtttaccttttaataacataacctaaatcttactttttcttctgaTATTTTCTTGGGCTACTGccttatccagcaaccaggaacaatatgattggccaatataattaaaagtgcaaaaaagttgccgagctgtgaaaccaggtgtcgctttccGAACTTGTATGGTCCCAATAGTTAAAATgttagtatcatctgcaaattccGCAATAAGAGTATTCTGATTGTTATCTGTAATGTCTAAAGCTAaatcatttacataaaaaaacaaagagaagaGGACCCATAGTACTTCCCTGAGGAATTCCCACTGAAATGAGACCTTCATCAGAGAAGCAATTTCTTTCCTCATACTCAAATTTTACTTTCTGTTTGATAGTGTTTGGGAAAGTATGCCaggtattttaatattttactttatttagtttctttttatatatataaCATAGGACTACTTAATTATGTAATACGATTAATCTCTTTTAAAAACCTATAATcttatttgatatttattttatagTAACCTCACATATCATATAtactttcgtatttttatttaatacctcCCTGTGAAGATACCCACTGGTTGTTTCATATCTTGAGTAGATATTTCAGAGAAAAGCCACTTTTGCCACACACAGAGGCATCTTTGAAACCCATGCCCTTCAATGTGTCATATGCGTTGATTATTAGCTCGACGCTACCCTTGTCCCTTTAGGAAGACAACGGAAGCCAATTTGGCAGTACCAAGACACAAGTCGAGCGCGTTACATCACCTCAATTCTTACGATAGAATACGCTTTCGTCGCGACCACCACAACAGCAACGCCAAGTTCAACATTGCATAACATTCCCTAGGGACGCTATCCAGCTAAACATTAAAGGTATGTGCTGATCTCTTGAATGTTAATACAATTTATGAATATAGCCAGATTAATTTCTTCACATTTACGTACGAACACACATAATTTCTTCACGTTTTCATGCTAAGTGCATTATTTTATATCTTATGATTACCTTAACATACTACAGTTCATTGCGTTGTTTTCACTACTTAATTAATTA
This genomic window from Diabrotica virgifera virgifera chromosome 1, PGI_DIABVI_V3a contains:
- the LOC126879253 gene encoding uncharacterized protein LOC126879253 isoform X1, translating into MNYLSVLGVTLSLLLSCQCQRQYQHQQPAVQYNQEDSYSYQSTQPPPQILSHKQALNHDGNFKYLFTSENGLAQGESIAPDGSRNGGYSYVDPNGKKISVKYTAGKEGFRILEADHLPKAPQPVVPLPVPVQQPAYQPQYQPQPQQYQPRAYPQYNKQEDDGQYRPELYERPQQQLIQQNNFTKCLICSDSKSALEKITRSSYKAAIDSQTLQLKQKLCEFDEQHREIKFAWIPSHTGIIGNDRADHLANLGRKLPISEEPKASFKDFQIKYKENLWIGWENRFQQIGQAKGITYCSQVTVPYKKAWFTKFPNLGRGIITQMCRMRSGHCSVPVHLFRLKVVNSNQCLCGSVGTLQHVLLECTRFQRESQLLRRELEGDPTLTDVLFKNLNSKTLIAVQKFLTSTVTRV